Genomic DNA from Papaver somniferum cultivar HN1 unplaced genomic scaffold, ASM357369v1 unplaced-scaffold_2171, whole genome shotgun sequence:
TAATATTCAGTTAAGGGAACCTTAAGTATCAACTACTAGCAATGACTCATGGTATTTCAGGTCTAGTTGGGAAACTTGTTATCGAATCCGAGGTTAACTGCAACGCTGACAAGTATTACCAAATATATAAGCAGCATGAAGATCTTCCAAGCGCAGTCCCCCATATTGTCACTAGTGCCAAATCTGTCGAGGGACATGGAACTACTTCTGGTTGCGTCAAGGAGTGGGGCTATATTCATGGTATATGCTTACATGACAATCAATACATCAAAATTATTgtatcttttctttcttttcattcGTGCAATTAAAATTGATTAAGGGTTATATTGATGTGCTTGTGTACGCAGAGGGTAAAACATTTACTTGCAGGGAGAAAACTACGTACACGGATGAAACAAGGACGATATATCATAGCATATTCGAAGGAGAATTGATGAATGATTACAAGAAGTTCGATCTAACACTTGTCGTTGAACCAAAGGCTAA
This window encodes:
- the LOC113340456 gene encoding major latex protein 149-like, whose protein sequence is MTHGISGLVGKLVIESEVNCNADKYYQIYKQHEDLPSAVPHIVTSAKSVEGHGTTSGCVKEWGYIHEGKTFTCREKTTYTDETRTIYHSIFEGELMNDYKKFDLTLVVEPKANGHGSIVKYIIDYEKINEDSPVPIPYLFFFQQITEDLNTHLCASD